The genome window TGGATCGTTTCTTGCGTAAATACGGTATGCTTGGCAGCACTCAGACTAAAAAAGAAGAAGAGGAACAAAAGTAACCCTCACCCCAACCCCTCTCCCATAGCAGGGTGTTTTCAAAGTCAGGATCAAAATTGATTTGTTTTTGACAAGAAGACAATATAAGGATGATCCCCCCCAACCCCCCTTAAAAAGGGGGGAGATTCAGGGAGACAGGAGGATTTTTTACTATTAATTGATTTATTAGTAGTTAAAAACCTCTGAATTTCAGATTATTGGCTAGTTTGAGAAACTAACATTTTTGAGAATGAAAACGCCCTGCTCCCATAGGAGAGGGGCTTTTTTTTGTCTAATATCAAGTAATTTACCCACCGTGTAATAAATTACACGGCTAACATTATCCCGTTCAATAAATTGAACTAAGATTTTTTTTAATTTATCTATAAGTGATCGCGCAGCGGCAGCCTTCGGCTGATCAAACGAACTTGATATAGCTTCCTTTTTCATTTCTTTGAACTAAATTTTTGATTATCAAAAAACTCTTCTTTGCGTCTTTGTGCCTTTGCGAGAGGAGAGACAAAAAATGTAGTTTATTCATCTCAAATGCTCTGTAAATAAATATTGACAACAGAAACAAATTAACCGAAACGATAACCAAAACCTCTAACGGTAATTAAATATTGAGGATTACTGGGATCTTCTTCTAATTTTTCTCGTAACCAACGAATATGCACATCAACGGTTTTCGTGTCGCCGAGAAAATCTCCGCCCCAAATATTCGTAATCAACTGCTCCCGATCCCATACCCTCTTAGGATAAGTCATAAACAATTCTAAAAGACGAAATTCCTTCGGGGAAAGGTTAACCACTTCATTTCTAACCATCACCCGACATTCATCAGGAAACAAAGTAATATCTTTATACTGTTTAATATTAGCAGGAGAACTATTATTAAGAGAATTACGGCGCAGTAAAGCACGACAGCGCGCGACTAACTCCTTCATGCTAAAAGGTTTAGTTAAATAATCATCAGCGCCCACCTCCAAACCCAAAACCCGATCGGTTTCGGCAGCTTTAGCGCTTAAAATGAGAATAGGAATATGATTGCCTTTTTGGCGCAATAAACGACATATATCCAAACCATTTACTTCAGGTAACATCAAATCAAGAATTGCCATATCAAAACTAGGATTTTCCTGATCAGGTGAGGAAGAATCTAGTAAAGTTAAAGCTTCTCGACCATTTTTTATCTTAGTCACTTGGTAGCCTTCTTCTTCTAAATTGAGGGCTACCATATTACGAATCAAATCTTCATCTTCAATCAATAAAATGTTATTACTCAAAGACTTTGAGGCAGGGGCGCTATGGGAAGGAATTTCCAGAGATAACATAAAAACTCTCTACATTTTGTTCTCTGATTAAATATATAACAGAATATGGCATAAAAAATACAAATAATAATGATTAACTGATATTACGCACTGATTCAAATTTTGAGTTAAGGGAGGTAGCAGGTTTCAGGTTTAAAACCCTTCCCTCAATAGACTCTTGTACAAGAAAAAGATCAATAAATATAAGTTTCTTATCAATTCTTTAACCTAACACCGCGACACCCGACACCTGAAACCAACAATTAATTCTATTTTTGCCTAATAATAATGATTAATTTTGTTAAAAGATTGTCGAAGTCCGAAAAATATGGATTAAATTAGTAGATATACCATTATGGGAGACTAATCAAGTTATGGATGTTAAAATATTATTAGTAATTTTAACGGGTTTATTTATTATTGCAGCGCCCTTCTTCGGCACTAGAAACGGTTTTTATGATTCCGATAACTATGACGGAAACGGATCAGCGCACTAACTAATTAAAGGTATGAATCAACAGGATTTAGCCTCGTCATCATCAGTCAACATTTCTTGCTATCCTCTCGCCGTGGGACATTACACCGAGGGGGTGGCATTAATCTTGTGTTTAGGAAAATACCGCATCTTACTTGATTGTGGTTTAGAAAATATTTCTCCTTTCGTTACCGCAGAAGTTACCCTACCTCATTGGGTTTTTTGTAGCCACGCCCATCAAGATCATGCCAGAGGATTGTTAGAATTTCATCGACTACATCCCGAAATTCCTATTCTCGCCAGTGAAGTTACCAATAAATTATTACCACTAAACTGGTTATCCCTTGACCATAGCACAATTAAGCCTTTTTGTCAAGTAATTGGGTGGAGAGCGCCCTTCGCCCTTGCTTCAGATTTAACGGTAGAATTTTACCAAGCTGGGCATTTGCCGGGCGCTACTGCCATGTTATTTCGTTATCAAACTCAAGAGAGAGAGTATAAAGTTTTTTATACGGGGGATTTTTGTTTATCTAATTTGCAACTAGCTGAGGGTTTATCCCTCGATAGTTTGCGGGGTTTAGCGCCCGATGTCTTGATTATCGAAGGCACTTACGGCACCGCGCGCCATCCCCATCGCCGTCAACAGGAAAAGCATTTGATGGCAAAAATTAGAGAAGCCATGGACGCTAATATCAATGTTATTTTACCCGTACCTACTTTTGGTTTAGGGCAGGAATTACTAAAATTATTACGGTCTCATCATCAGTTCACGGGCGCTAATCTGGATTTATGGGTAGATGGTAATATTGCCATTGCGTGTGATTTATATTTAGATTTAATGGCTTATTTTCCTGCTAATGTACAGAATTTTGCTAAACATCAGCCATTATTCTGGGATGAAAAAATTAAGCCAAGAATGAGGCGTATTGATAACAATAACCGTTCAAATTTAGGAAATAAACCTTATATTATCTTAACTGACAACATTACTTATCTACAGGAATATTGCCAAAAACAAGAGCAAAAATGGTTAATATTGATTTCGGAGCATTCAAAAGTTAATCACAATAAGATATTTAAACAATTTAGCAAAAAAGCAGACCCCGAGCAAATAATTATTGAAAATTATCTTTTAGCCGAACATAGTGACGGGAGAAACACAACCCAATTAATTCATAATTTACGACCACAACATATTATTTTTATTCACGGTACACCAAATTACCTTGCTGATTTAACCGCTTTAGAAGAATTACATAATCGCTATCAGTTACACTGCCCAGAGGTTAATATCACAGTGGATTTGCCCATAGTAGCTGAATTTATCCAGCCCAAAATAACTCCTCAGCAATACTACGAGGGGGAATTGAACGAGACGGGCGCTTATATTACTATTACTTTACCAGAACAGTTAAATAAAGACCCTCGTTGGCAAAATTTTGCAGATACAGGCTTGATTGAAGGGCGCTGGCAAGGGGAAGAATTGGTATTGAGGGGATTATCACAACGGGAATTATTACAACAAAACAGCGCCCTCCGCCGTCAACTGAAAGCGGAATCCTGTGATAACTGTTTATATTTTCACGAAAAACAATGTGAAAATGAGCAATCACCCTTACATGGTTTCGCAGTGCCTGAAGATGGATTTTGTCCAGCCTTTGAGTTGAAAGAGTGAGAATAAATTATGAATTATGAATTATGAATTATGAATTGTCCATTAATTGTTGCGCAATTAAACTTAATATTTGTGGGGAGAGAGAATGAGTAATGATAAGCTGAATGATGCAATAAAATTTAAGATGACGAAAAGATATAGCTAATGAGCGATTTACCCCTATTGTTAAGAGTAGCCAGAGGCGAAAAAAGTGAGCGCCCTCCCGTGTGGATGATGCGTCAAGCCGGGCGCTATATGAAAGTATATAGAGAATTACGGGACAAATATCCTAATTTTCGGGAGCGTTCAGAAAATCCCGACCTCGCCATTGAAATATCCTTACAACCTTGGCGCGCTTTTCAACCTGATGGGGTGATTATGTTTTCCGATATTCTCACACCTTTACCCGGTATCGGTATTCCCTTTGATATTATTGAAAGTCAAGGACCAATCATCAATCCTCCCATCCGTAGTTTAGAACAAATTGAAAAACTACATCCCCTCAATCCCGAAGAATCTTTACCCTTCATCAAAACTATTTTAAACACTCTCCGCAGTGAAGTGGGCAATAAATCAACCGTATTAGGTTTTGTTGGTTCTCCTTGGACTTTGGCAGCCTATGCTATTGAAGGTAAAAGTTCCAAAAATTATGCCGTTATTAAAAGTATGGCATTTTCTGAACCGGATATGCTTCACAAATTTTTAGGTAAAATTGCCGATGCTATCGCTGTGTATGTGCGCTACCAGATCGATTGTGGCGCTCAGGTAGTACAGTTGTTTGACTCTTGGGCTGGAGAATTAAGTCCTCAAGACTATGAAATTTTTGCCTTACCCTATCAACAGAGAGTAGTTCAACAAGTGAAAGCCACTCACCCCGATACACCGTTGATTTTATACATTAGCGGTAGTGCTGGAGTCTTAGAAAGAATGGGACAATCAGGGGTTGATATTGTTAGTGTAGATTGGACTGTGGATATGGCAGAAGCTAGGGCAAGGTTAGGACAATCCATGAAAGTACAAGGTAATATTGATCCGGGCGTGTTATTCGGTTCTCCTGAATTTATCCAAGCGCGCATCCATGATACTGTAAAAAAAGCTGGTAATGACGGGCATATCCTCAATTTAGGACATGGTGTTTTAGTTGGCACTCCAGAGGATAATGTGAGAGTGTTTTTTGAAACCGCCAAAAGTGTCAGATATTAATTGATAATTAGGGGTTGCTGAAAAAGTGAGTCGTGAGGGCAAATTGACCATTGATAATGGATAATTGACAATTATGAGGCTTTACTATCTTCGTAATTTACCCACCGTGTAATGAATTACACGGAACCAACAGTATCACGTTCAATAAATTGAACTAAGATTATTTTACAGCGCTTTTCTAATGAATAAACCACATTTTTTATGTCTCGCAAAGTCGCCAAGTCGCAAAGAAGAATGCTAAGTGTGGTTTAAAGAAATGAAAATTGCTGTAATTGATTGATAAGTGATCGCGCAGCGGCAGCCTTCGGCTGATCAAACGAACTTGATATTAACCCTTATTCAGCAAACCCTAGTTCATAATTCATAATTCATAACTCACTATCCCCTCTGCTTCCCTCTCTTCTCCTTTTATGACGAATCAACCGCCATTACAAAAATTACTAGAAGCTATTGCCGAAGGGAAAATAAGCCCTCAAGATGGGGTGGAAAAAATCAAAAATTTTAGCTTTGAAACAGTGGGCGATTTTGCTAAAGTTGATCATCATCGGCAACTGCGCACGGGTTTTCCTGAAGTGATTTGGAGTGAAGGTAAAACCCCTGAACAAATTATCGCTATTATCCAAGCCATGAAGAATAATGGCACGGATTTGATCATGGCAACTCGTCTTGATGCTAATACCGCGGAAATTATTGCCACTGTCATTGATGATTTTCGTTACTATCCTTTGCCACGCATAGGGGCGCTGGGACAAAGTAAACTAAAGTATCAAGGCAAAATTTCTATTATTACGGCTGGTACAGCCGATCTACCTGTTGCGGAAGAATCTGCTCTCACGGCGGAATTATCAGGATTTCAGGTGGAAAGACTCTGGGATGTGGGGGTAGCTGGGATTCATCGCTTACTAAATCATCGTCATTTAATTCAATCTGCTGATGTTTTAATTGTCGTAGCTGGGATGGAGGGCGCTTTACCTAGTGTTGTAGCAGGTATGGCAAATTGTCCCGTTATTGCTGTACCTACCAGTGTTGGTTATGGTACAAATTTTGGAGGAGTAGCGCCCCTCCTCACCATGCTTAACTCCTGTGCTACGGGTATCGGAGTAGTTAATATTGATAATGGTTTTGGGGGCGCTATGTTAGCTGGGCAAATTTTGCGCCTAGCTAATCGTTTTAAGTAATTTTACTTGGGGTCTGCTGAATAAATCAAAACCCTTGTCAAATAAAGGTTTAAAGTCTATTATACATAACAAAAAGTGTCATAAATTGATTTTTTTCTCTAAGAATACTCTATTTTTTCCATCCCAATCAAAAATTATTGAGACAAATGAGCAATTTATGAAAAATAACTATTTGGCTAAAGTCTTTGATTTATAAGGATTTCACCTGAAACCTGACACCCGAAGCCTGACACCTCCCCTCATCAAAATACTTTTTCAGCACCACCTACTTACTCTTTAACTCGCTCTGCTTTTTCCAATTGCCAGAGAATTTGATTGCCTTCCCGGCGCACCCTCGACACAATCCAGTTACGCCATGCCCATTCTTCGCCCCGACTGGTGACGGCGCTGGCGTTAATATCCATCAAATCAGCTAATTCTGAGCTAGTTATTAAATAACCATTAGCAGAAATATCTTCAGCAATACGCAAAGTGTCAATCATATTTTTTAGTTGTTTAACTCTCTCATCACGGCTCAGAAATTGTTCTTCTATTCCATTGCTGTAGGGTTCATTCATAATTTTTGATTAGTAAAGTTTGTTACTTTTTGCTGATTATCAAATTATTTTTAGTTTTACTATAATCTATTCTACTCAATTGTTAATACTTTTGACTCTTTTTTAACGCTATATTTATCCATTTTTATAAATTATTTTGATACTAATTTATATATTGTTTCCTATATTAGTTATTTTTTCTTAAACTTTACTCTAAGTATTTTAAAAATTATTAAATAATCAGTATTTTTACTGAGAAGTTTTCTGAGAAACACAAAGCAACATTAAAAAATGTAATGATAACCTTAATTTTTGTGGGGTTTCGTTTCCTCAACACAACTTATAAACTATATATATATGCAAAACACTCTACATTTTAAGAATCAATTTTTAGGAATAGGATTACCCGATTCAGGGCATAGTTGATAACTTCCTTCTTCTAAACCGTGTTTGACAGCTACTCTGTCATCAAAAACAAAACATTCTCCTTCCCATAGGCTTTCTTCTTTTGGAATTTCTTGTAAATATTTTAAAATTCCACCCTGCAAATGATAAACCTCTTTAAAACCTTTGCTTAACATTAAAGCGGTTACTTTTTCGCAACGTATACCACCAGTACAAAATAAAGCAATTTTTTCTCCTTTGCATTCACTTAAATTATGCTCAATATAATCATTAAATTCTTTAAAAGAATCAATATGAGGATTTTCTGCTTTTTTAAAAGTACCGATTTCTACTTCATAATCATTGCGAGTATCTACTACTTTAACATCAGCTTGAGATATTAATTGATTCCATTCTTGAGGATTAACGTATGTACCAACTTGCTTGAGGGGATCAGCTTCAGAGATACCAAAAGTAATAATTTCTGGCTTTATTTTCACTTTCATTCTTTCAAAAGGAATAGTTTTCGTTATACTAAATTTAATTTCTAGTTCACGATAGTTAATTAAATTTTTAATTATATCTACAGCAGAATTAATGGCTATTTCTTCCCCGACAATGTTACTATTTATCCCTTCATGAGCAATTAAAATTGTCCCTTTTATGCCCAAATCATTACAAACTGACAATAGTTTTTGCTGTATAATTTCCAAATTATCAAGGGGGAGAAACTGATAAAATGAAGCAAATATAAATTTCATCATTGATTATTTCTTTTCATCGACCACTCCCACTATTATAAGGTAAGACATATTTAACTTGCTGTTTTTATTCAGCCCTAAAAATAACTTAAACATTTAACGGTGGCTTTTTGCCCCTTGTCTTCTGCCCATCAACACCCAGCAAACTTAGATCCGAGGACCTTATCCACATCTTGCTGAAAAGGTAAGGGCGCCCTTCACCCTTTTATAAATAAGTAGTTTTCCCACGAGAAGAAAGAAAAGAAGAATTATGGGTCAAATCATGATATTCTGTATTTTACTTCTAAAAAATAACTAATTAAGGATAGAGTGAAAATCAATTATGTCCTCCAATTTTTCTTCCGAAAGTGAACAATATGACGGCACAGAAATCGTTACCATTCGTGATGACGACGGGCGCTGTTTGGATTGTTATGTAGAAAATGAAGTGGATTACGAAGGCAAAAATTATGTCTTACTTATGCCCATCGATTTAACTATTATGATTCTGACGGATGACGTTTTAGACGAAGAAGAAGATAGCGACATCGAAACTGTGATTGTGGAAGATGATGACGAAATTGATGCTATTTTTGATGATGCGAAAGCTGTTTTAGCTGAACTTAATTTATCCTTAAAAAGGAGCGGATTCTTATTGACTGCTAGTGGAGAATTACCTCCTTTAGAAGATGATAATTTAGTCAGTTTAGAATTAGATGAAGATAACGGACAGATTGTTGGCGAAGAATTGCAATTTTTAGCTATTTTTTATAGTTTTGAGCAGAAATATAGTATCTTTACTCCTACTACTCCTATCATGTTTTTAGGGGAAAGAAAATCGTCAGGAAAAATCATTATTTTTGAGCCTGAAAATGAAAAACAACAAGCCATTTTGGAAGAGTTACTTTTTGAAAGTGATGAAGATTAGTTGAAAGGGCGAAGGACAAGAGGCAAAATTTTAAATGTTTTAACATCAAAGATTTTGATATAGTGCTTATTTTTTATAATCTGTGAATTTGCTTCAATAATTTTTGAATAGGATAAAAGCAATACATATTTTTTGAGAAAAAAGACTATTTTTTTACTTATTCAATGCACCCTATTTAAAGTCAGTATTGTCATTACTTTTCAAAATAATAGCATCATTACCAATAAATGCTTTTCTAGCAATAATATTATTTTTTATATCAAAAAGATAAATTTTATTTAAGTCTAAATCTATACTTTTGTCAATAATATTCTGTGCCAATTCTTTCTGTTGATTTTCTGAAAGATTATACCATTCTTTACTTAATGTAAGTCTAATTTCACTACCTGAAAAATTAGCTTCAATATTCAAAATTAAAGTTTTACCATATTTTTTAGTGACATTTTCAATACTTTGGCGAATGTTGGCGATTAAACTTTCTTCTAAGGTTAGAGGAGTTATTTTTCCAGCGCCCTCCGCCTCAGATATTACCTCGTCATCAGTAATAATATTAGTATCTTCTTGAGAAGAAATTATTTCATCATCACTAACAATATTTACTTCTTCTTGGGGAGAAATTACAACATCTTCCGTTAATGATTGCTCATTTTTAAGGGGCTTTTCTGCTGGAGATAAATTAATATCAGTATCATTAGATAACTCAGTTTGAGAAGGTATTTCTAGGGATGGTGAAGGAGAATTATCCGTGATGTTAGAAGTATTGATAAATTGATTAGAGCGAATAATTGACCATGATACAATTATAATAACGAGAGCAATAGTAATAAATAAAACCAGCGCCCTTCGCCCTTGCCACCATTTCCTCGCAGGATTGACAGGAGGAGGGGAAGGAAGCCAATCATCTTCAGTATTATTCACAGAAAAAAGATTATCTTTATCACCCTGTAAATTTTCTAGTAAATTTAAGCTAATTTGTTGAAAATTTTGAATATTATTATCATTGAGACGAGGGATATTGTCAGGATTGCGAAGAATATTGATAGCTGATTGTAAATTATTAATGGTTGCTTCTAATTCTTCCACAAACATAGAATTATTAGGGGTATTATCTAAAGACATAAAAGGCTTTTTCCATTTAATGATGAGATTATTAATTTAAGGGCAGGTTTCAGGTGTAATTTTCAGATGATGATATAATAATTCGAGAAAAAAATTGAACCGAAAAAAAATCAATTAATATCTATTTTTTGTCAATTCTTTCACCTAATACCTAACACCTGATACCTGACACCTTTTTCAGAACCCCTATTTACTACCATAATAAAAAAGAATTTCTTTCTCTTTTAAAGGCGGAAAATCAGCATCAATTAACATTTGATTTAATTCACTTTGAGGGAGATGTTTTGCCCCAATGCGCACAATACGAGAGCGCATGGTATTAGTCACTCCACTTCTTTTTCTTCCTGCTTCAAACCCCATAACTGTTTGATATAGTTGGAGTTTTTCGGGAGGAATAGGGCTACCATCTAAGTCTAACCCCTGTGCGATGGCTTGATCTACTGCATCAGCGCCCTTCATCTGATTTTCTGTACTCATGTTGTATTTTTATTAGTGATTCAGTTAAATTATAATCAAAATGATGCAGTAAATAGAAGTAATTATGAGTAAATCAGAAGTGATTGGGGTGGATTTAGGTGGCACGGCGATCAAATTTGGTCGTTTTTTAGCTGATGGCACTTGTTTAGAATCTTTTAGCGTGGCTACCCCCCAACCAGCTACCCCAGAGGCAGTAATTGACAAAATCGCTTCTATTGTCAATGATTTACAAAAAAATCGCCATATCATCTCATTAGGTGTCGGTATGCCCGGTGCGGTGGATGTAACAGGTAGAATTGCCAAAGTAGCAATTAATTTGTCTGGATGGCATGATGTGCCTTTAGCCGATGAGTTGGAGAAAAAAACAGGCATTCAAACTACTTGCGCCAATGATGCTAATTGTGCCGGATTAGGAGAGGCATGGTTAGGCGCAGGAAAAGGTTATCAAGATTTAGTTTTAATTACCATTGGTACAGGGGTGGGGGGCGCTATTATTCTTGATGGTAAACTATTTACTGGGCATAGGGGCGCCGGTGGAGAATTAGGTTTAATTACCTTTAACCCCCATGGGCATCCTTGTAATAGCGGTAATACTGGCTCTTTTGAGCAACACGCTTCGGCGCGCGCCATTTATCGAGATACGGGCAAAAAACCTTCCGAATGGGGCGAATTGGCAGATAAAAATGACCCTGAAGCCTTGACATTTTGGCAAAATTATGGTAAGACTATTGCCATCGGTTTAGCCACTTACATTTATATGTTAACCCCGGAGGTGATTTTGATTGGGGGGGGAGTGAGTGCCAGCGCCCATCATTTTTTACCTTCAACTTGGGCAGAAATTGAAAAACGGGTATTACCTAGTTCGAGGGAAGGTTTACAATTAAAAGTAGCACAATTAGGCAATGATGCTGGGATGACGGGCGCTGCTAAATTGGCATGGGCGCTAATTTGAGAAAGGGCAGTTTTTGCAAAGTTGAACCAAAAATCTAAATTTTGGAAGAGGAAGCAGAGGAGGCACAAGAGAAAGCAGGGAATTTTCAAAGTTGAACCAAAAATCTAAATTTTGGAAGGGGAAGCAGAGGAGGCACGGGAGAAAGGGAGATTTTTTACTATTAATTGATTTATTAGTAATTAAAAACCTCTGAATTTATGATTATTAGCTAGTTTGAAAAATTAACATTTTTGAGAATGAAAATGCCCTGCTTGTTATCCCTGCTTATACAATTAATTTTATATGAGAATTTATATGAAGTTCATTTGATTAATTATAAATCAACCAAAAATAATCTTAGTTCAATTTATTGAACGGAATACTATTGGTTCCGTGTAATTCATTACACGGTGGGGAAATTGCGAAGATACAATCTTTTAATAACTAATTTACCTAACTTGATATTACTCTATGATGAGAATAAATAAACTACCCCTTGAAGTAATCAAATTAATTGCGGCAGGGGAGGTGATAGACTCATTAACAGCAGTGGTAAAGGAGTTAGTCGAAAATAGCCTCGATGCCCAAGCGAAACGCATTGTTATTACTATTTATCCTGAATTGTGGATGGTGCAGGTAGCAGATAATGGCACGGGTATCAGCGCCCTTCACCTCAGTAATGCGCCCCTCGCCCATACCACCAGTAAAATTAGTAGTTGTCAAGATTTAAACAATATTCAAACCCTAGGATTTCGAGGGGAAGCGTTACACAGTATATCTCAGTTAGCAGAATTAACCATTGCCAGTCGAATCAAAGGAGATTGCGGTTATCAATGGCATGAAAACAAAAATATTACCCCCTGCGCCCTTGCCGAAGGTACAATTATTACGGTGAATAATTTATTTCATAATATTCCCCTGCGCCGTCAGGCTAATCCCCCTTTTAAACAACAAATTAAACAGATACAAATTTTAATAGGTGAATTTG of Cyanobacterium sp. T60_A2020_053 contains these proteins:
- a CDS encoding response regulator transcription factor, whose protein sequence is MLSLEIPSHSAPASKSLSNNILLIEDEDLIRNMVALNLEEEGYQVTKIKNGREALTLLDSSSPDQENPSFDMAILDLMLPEVNGLDICRLLRQKGNHIPILILSAKAAETDRVLGLEVGADDYLTKPFSMKELVARCRALLRRNSLNNSSPANIKQYKDITLFPDECRVMVRNEVVNLSPKEFRLLELFMTYPKRVWDREQLITNIWGGDFLGDTKTVDVHIRWLREKLEEDPSNPQYLITVRGFGYRFG
- a CDS encoding MBL fold metallo-hydrolase — encoded protein: MNQQDLASSSSVNISCYPLAVGHYTEGVALILCLGKYRILLDCGLENISPFVTAEVTLPHWVFCSHAHQDHARGLLEFHRLHPEIPILASEVTNKLLPLNWLSLDHSTIKPFCQVIGWRAPFALASDLTVEFYQAGHLPGATAMLFRYQTQEREYKVFYTGDFCLSNLQLAEGLSLDSLRGLAPDVLIIEGTYGTARHPHRRQQEKHLMAKIREAMDANINVILPVPTFGLGQELLKLLRSHHQFTGANLDLWVDGNIAIACDLYLDLMAYFPANVQNFAKHQPLFWDEKIKPRMRRIDNNNRSNLGNKPYIILTDNITYLQEYCQKQEQKWLILISEHSKVNHNKIFKQFSKKADPEQIIIENYLLAEHSDGRNTTQLIHNLRPQHIIFIHGTPNYLADLTALEELHNRYQLHCPEVNITVDLPIVAEFIQPKITPQQYYEGELNETGAYITITLPEQLNKDPRWQNFADTGLIEGRWQGEELVLRGLSQRELLQQNSALRRQLKAESCDNCLYFHEKQCENEQSPLHGFAVPEDGFCPAFELKE
- a CDS encoding uroporphyrinogen decarboxylase yields the protein MSDLPLLLRVARGEKSERPPVWMMRQAGRYMKVYRELRDKYPNFRERSENPDLAIEISLQPWRAFQPDGVIMFSDILTPLPGIGIPFDIIESQGPIINPPIRSLEQIEKLHPLNPEESLPFIKTILNTLRSEVGNKSTVLGFVGSPWTLAAYAIEGKSSKNYAVIKSMAFSEPDMLHKFLGKIADAIAVYVRYQIDCGAQVVQLFDSWAGELSPQDYEIFALPYQQRVVQQVKATHPDTPLILYISGSAGVLERMGQSGVDIVSVDWTVDMAEARARLGQSMKVQGNIDPGVLFGSPEFIQARIHDTVKKAGNDGHILNLGHGVLVGTPEDNVRVFFETAKSVRY
- the larB gene encoding nickel pincer cofactor biosynthesis protein LarB, whose protein sequence is MTNQPPLQKLLEAIAEGKISPQDGVEKIKNFSFETVGDFAKVDHHRQLRTGFPEVIWSEGKTPEQIIAIIQAMKNNGTDLIMATRLDANTAEIIATVIDDFRYYPLPRIGALGQSKLKYQGKISIITAGTADLPVAEESALTAELSGFQVERLWDVGVAGIHRLLNHRHLIQSADVLIVVAGMEGALPSVVAGMANCPVIAVPTSVGYGTNFGGVAPLLTMLNSCATGIGVVNIDNGFGGAMLAGQILRLANRFK
- a CDS encoding rhodanese-related sulfurtransferase, which encodes MKFIFASFYQFLPLDNLEIIQQKLLSVCNDLGIKGTILIAHEGINSNIVGEEIAINSAVDIIKNLINYRELEIKFSITKTIPFERMKVKIKPEIITFGISEADPLKQVGTYVNPQEWNQLISQADVKVVDTRNDYEVEIGTFKKAENPHIDSFKEFNDYIEHNLSECKGEKIALFCTGGIRCEKVTALMLSKGFKEVYHLQGGILKYLQEIPKEESLWEGECFVFDDRVAVKHGLEEGSYQLCPESGNPIPKN
- a CDS encoding DUF3727 domain-containing protein, whose protein sequence is MMSSNFSSESEQYDGTEIVTIRDDDGRCLDCYVENEVDYEGKNYVLLMPIDLTIMILTDDVLDEEEDSDIETVIVEDDDEIDAIFDDAKAVLAELNLSLKRSGFLLTASGELPPLEDDNLVSLELDEDNGQIVGEELQFLAIFYSFEQKYSIFTPTTPIMFLGERKSSGKIIIFEPENEKQQAILEELLFESDED
- a CDS encoding DUF4090 family protein — encoded protein: MSTENQMKGADAVDQAIAQGLDLDGSPIPPEKLQLYQTVMGFEAGRKRSGVTNTMRSRIVRIGAKHLPQSELNQMLIDADFPPLKEKEILFYYGSK
- a CDS encoding ROK family protein — protein: MSKSEVIGVDLGGTAIKFGRFLADGTCLESFSVATPQPATPEAVIDKIASIVNDLQKNRHIISLGVGMPGAVDVTGRIAKVAINLSGWHDVPLADELEKKTGIQTTCANDANCAGLGEAWLGAGKGYQDLVLITIGTGVGGAIILDGKLFTGHRGAGGELGLITFNPHGHPCNSGNTGSFEQHASARAIYRDTGKKPSEWGELADKNDPEALTFWQNYGKTIAIGLATYIYMLTPEVILIGGGVSASAHHFLPSTWAEIEKRVLPSSREGLQLKVAQLGNDAGMTGAAKLAWALI